cttaattccataaattgTACAACTCTATaagtagagttatactattcacttatctatatttttttttaattctttatctCCACATTTTCcgctttttttctttcattttccctccACGACTCcatgttcttcattttttttattcctttataGCGGAGATCTAAgggaaagtgtgtaaagtagtggagttatcaAACGGGACCCACAtggcaaaaaaaatattataatgaaaaaattaatgaaaattaataaaaaaataatatatagttaagaatagataatcgatGTACGATGcattttaaaacccattaactaaagtagataaaatgaattttgattagctattctaaATTGAGATATACACAAGTCGTTGGAGTGCTCTAAGGAGGACGGCGGACCCATGTCCTTCTTTAGTCCTCTCATAATTGACAGCAATCTATCATCACACATTTAatctgattttaaaaatcacatcaatttaaaataattatttggaCATTCCTTTTAGtattacaaaacaaataaataataaacaaaatagacatttaagaatttatatatattagccGTACAGTAAATGCATATCTATGTCCATAGAATAAGGGTAAGATTGATACAAAATTCTGCTATAGATTATAGTCGATGATGACTAAGTAAtaatcataaaaattaaaagaaaagcttgAATTCATTCTAGTTTCctgagaaaattaatttcaaaatgtaatttttatttatttttagataatttatttcaaactgTAATCAAACACGTAGAAAACGGCAAAGTAGGAGGTGTCGCGTGTTAAAGCAAGCGAACTGCATGCTTTATCGCCACGTAACCATTTCCGTTACAATCCCGCGTCCTTTTCCCGACCTACTAAAATCGTCACACATCTCGATCACCAACCACTCATCCCACAATCAACTGCTTTAACCCGCAGGAGCAGCTTCAGTGTAATGAACACAGAAGCACCGAATCACAAGCCATCACGCTTATCTAGGTACATTTCCCAACACGAGTCCATCGTGCTTCGAATGGACGGTTAAAAGCCATCTCTGTCAGAAAGCTCAACGGTCGGGATCGAAATCTCACGCCAAGCCCTCGTTCTCTCCGTTGCAAAAAGAGCCTCAGATTCCAGCTTTTTAAACAGGATAGCTTAGCTGGGCCCCAGTGGGCTTGacagtttctctctctctttctctaattTAAATTCTCTATtcgtttctctttttcttcaactTTCCTCTCCTAAAGTCTCTGCTAAATGTTGGTGagtaaatttataattattattgttttctaTAATTTCTCATTATGATTTGGTTACTCTGATAGGATCATAATGTTTCTAGTTCTATAAATTCATTGATTGTAGTCGATAATTTGGCTTGGAGATCGGcggtttttttttgaaaaatttcggATACAAATTGACGGTTTGAgtatgtgattttttatttttggatttttctgtGTAAAAGTTGATGGTTTTGGTTCGTGGATTGTGAATGTGCTTGATCGATGTGTTCATGTTAGGATTTTCAGTATTGTAAataattattgtatttttgttgttaaATGTGGTTATTTGTGTTCAAGAATAggactttttgtttttttgttttttcttgttaaGCTTTGTTTGTTTAGTGAGAAAACGGAGGAAAATAAAGTTAGAAGGGAAATTTTGAGTTAAGCGCATTTATGTGCAAAAACTTTAGTTTGTAAATGtcttaactcatttaattaatgtttgaaTTAGGCaatgttttggattttgtttttaaataattaacataaaGGATTTAAAACCTTGATTACTTTCACTTCCCTACATTTTCAAAGCAGTTAAGCGTAATTATGTTTCATTCCCCATTGTTGTATGTTCGGTGGCTTAGAAAATTGCTGGAAGGATAGAAATGTGATTTAGAATTGTttttgtggggtttttttttaattttttttttttctggttctAAATATCCATAACTGACCTTTAGCTAAGCTACAATGTTAACATATGAAGCTAAAATATATAACTGATCTTTAACTAAGCCAAAAATTCAGTTTTAGTTATCGCTTTGTCTACTACCTttttcttggcaaccaaacacctttttagatttttttttttaaaaaaaattcctgaaaATGTTTTTTCAAACCATATATTTGGGTATTATTTGTTTTGGCTCGTTAATACTTTTCCTGAActtgaatttttcaatgtggACCAATAGGTGAACATGGGAACCAACTTGACAGTAGTCGTGTTGTCTCTGTTCCTTTCGACCCTGTTGTTTTCTTTGGTCACCTCTGCTTCCACGAATGGGTTGGTCAGGATTGGGCTGAAAAAGATTAAACTGGACCAAAACGACCGGCTTGCTGCACGACTTGAGTCCAAGGACGCACAGTCTTTAAGAGCTTCCATTAGGAAGTATCGTTTACCCAATAATCTCGGAGACTCTGAGGACACAGACATTGTTGTGTTAAAGAACTACTTGGATGCTCAATATTATGGTGAGATTGCCATTGGTTCTCCCCCACAGAAGTTCACTGTAATTTTTGACACTGGCAGCTCTAATCTGTGGGTGCCATCAGCTAAGTGCTATTTCTCGGTGAGCTTCTATGTTTATGCCTATGGTGAATGATTGTCAAATGGAACTTCTTTTCTGTATAGAAAATTTGATTCATGGAAAGGATTCATGTTTTTGCATATTTGATTGCAGGTGGCATGTTATTTCCATGCTAAGTACAAGTCAAGTGAATCGAGAACCTACCAGAAGAATGGTTAGTTGTTTCGTCCTCACATTAGACTTGGTTCATTGTCGTTTATTGATTCAAAAACTAGTTCATCAGTTTACGAATTCTTTGATGATATCTTCTATGGGAGAGTCATGTGAAGTTTCATAGACGTTAAGGCTGGTCCTTTGTAGTCTAGTGAGGTTCGTTCTTGTTTGTGTTTCGGTGTTGGGGATATTGGATTTATGACCTTTTCCCCGCCAATCCAACCATTCCTTGGCCAAAGCCTGAGTGCCTGTGACAGGTAGGAAGATTGTGGGACTTGTATTTGCTTCCTTTATAATGGATTTTGCCATATGAATGTGCAAGGGGGGTTGAATTGGGGAGTTTACCATATGAACGttgcaatcttttttttttttaaaaaaaaaaaactatattgtCAGATATAACTCCAATACCTTCCATCATTCAGGGACATCTGCTTCTATCCAATATGGTTCTGGTGCAATATCCGGTTTCTTTAGCTATGATGATGTCAAAGTTGGTAACCTAGTTGTGAAGAATCAGGTACCTTGAGCATTTTTCCCTCTTCATTACTTCTTATGATAGTAGTTTGATTAGACTGTTCTAAATTCTTTTGATCCCTTCAGGAATTTATTGAGGCAACTAGAGAGCCTAGTGTCACATTTTTGGTTGCAAAGTTTGATGGTCTATTAGGACTTGGATTTAAAGAGATTTCAGTTGGAAATGCTGTTCCTTTTTGGTACGTGTGTTCATCTTTAGTTATGATTGGTCTTTGTactagggaaaaaaaatcttaatgttGCATGTTGGATGAGGCACTTGCTTGTCTTACAGGTACAACATGGTTGAACAAGGTCTTATCCAAGAACCTGTATTTTCATTCTGGCTCAACCGCaatgcagaagaagaagaagggggcGAAATCGTCTTTGGCGGGGTAGATCCAAATCATTACAAGGGCAAGCACACTTATGTTCCTGTGACACAGAAAGGTTATTGGCAGGTAGGTCATCTAAAAACTTTATCTTGTACTGTGGTTCATTGAtgttcaacaatttttttctccTAATTATCCTCTCATTTTGATcaattatatttgtttttgatagtttgacaTGGGTGATGTTCTTATCGATGGTAAACCAACTGGTATGTTCTTTCATGATCCCTAGTACAATTCTTTTATGAGAATGGGGAATAGAAGAAACAACTTAAAAGTCTAAGAAAGATATAAATATCATGATTTGGGTCATATGATTTTGTTTGTTGGTCTGATTTTCCTTACTACTATACAGGGTATTGTTCTGGCAGTTGTTCAGCTATCGCAGATTCTGGAACTTCCCTGGTGGCAGGTCCAACGGTATGTATAATAGTTCAAATTATTTTGAGctattttgattttgtgtttatcAATCTCTTGCTAGATATGTTGTCTAGTtgattttcctctttctttcttttttttttcaatttttttttttcatttttcatttttgggtgGAGTTTTTGTTGGGGTTAAAACAGAAAATATTGTTTGTCAGTTATGGTGTGGGATGATAATATCTTTGAAATTCAAGATGACACAAAATGGAAGCAAAAAGTGAGAAACACATTTTACAGACTCTTGTCCATGTATTTTTTTCTCCCTGCTACTGTAGCAATTAAAGTGAGATTTGATGAATGAATGCATCTCTGTGCTTTTCATATGCTTCAGTGGTTTGTCTGTCACATTCTTCtgtttctcttttctatttctttaatttgatGTGTGAATTTGACATCTATTTCTGTTATTAATTTGGCTGTCTTAAAGGCTTGCGGGTTTGTCAGCTTGGCACCTTACCTTATATTTCTAATGTGACATCTTTGACATTGTTATACACACTGATCCTTGAAATATATGGTGGTTTTTCTCGCAGACCGTGATTACCATGATAAATCATGCAATTGGAGCATCTGGAGTTGTTAGTCAGGAGTGCAAGGCAGTGGTTGAGCAGTATGGACAAACCATCATGGATTTGCTCTTAGCTGAGGTAATACTTGTGTTTCATTCCATTCTAAATTTCTGTTTTCCTAATCAGATAATATGgcttttgaatttattttatccTTTTCAAACTGAGTGGGAAAGGTTTCAGGTTCATAGCATATCAAAGTACTTATCTCCTTTACAGCGTGTTCCAGTTAATTACATTATTGGAATAATATCTAGCTTTCATACTGTACATACAGGCAAGCCCGAAGAAGATCTGCTCCCAGATTGGATTGTGCACATTCGATGGTACCCATGGTGTTAGGTCAAGCTCAAACATTCTTATGTCCTCTGGCTTTTTATCATTATCTGCAATTCCTTGCGATTATTCCTCTTGTTATTCTCATTTTATTATCTGCTGCCAGACTGCATTGTGAAATTTAGATGCTACCCATGTGGCTAGCTCAAGCTCAAAAGATTTTCTGTTGATATAATTCTCAAGTTCTCTTATTATTCTCTTGTGATgccttataattaattattattgtttttttttttttttttgtctaaaactATCTCGATACACATTGTCATTGTTCTACATGAAATGTTTCAGCTGGACTTGGTTGGTAGATGATAAACTTACTGGTCTGTGAATCTTTGTACAGTATGGGCATTGAGAGTGTCGTGCATCAGAGCAGTGGCAAAGTTTCTAGTGGAATCCGTGATGCTATGTGCCCTGCTTGTGAGATGGCTGTCGTGTGGATGCAAAACCAGCTAAAGCAGAATCAGACACAAGACCGTATATTGAACTATGTCAATGAGGTACAATACACATAAAATACTGCATGTAATATATCCTGAGGACATTTCTGCTCATGCTGACTTGATCCTCTGATACTTCTGCAGCTTTGTGACCGGATGCCAAGCCCGATGGGAGAATCTGCTGTGGACTGTGGAAAGGTTTCTTCCATGCCTAGTGTTTCCTTCACAATTGGCGGCAAGGTTTTTGACCTCTCTTCACAGGAGGTAATGTCATCCCACTTATCCCTGGCTTCTtttgtatttcaaaaatttgttgCCATTTAGTTGGATTCTGAATTTGTTTTGTAATCAAGTGGTGTATAGATCAGGTAGTTTgctttttttaagaataaatgctatttagtatactGTTATACGACTGGCATACAATTGGGATaacgtgacagtgaaaatcagccatttatttgtcttttttataaGCTCTTGTTGATTCAAAGGCTGATTTTCACTATCACGTCATCCCAGTTGTATGACAGtagtataacagtctactaaatagcatttttttcttttttaagtaacTGACatgaaaagtcacttaaaacatgtcacgtCAGCTGGTGTGAATGCTCTTTACTCAATGGcctagttcttcttcttcttctttcttagcATGCACCTGTGACCTGGATATTTCATTTCCAGCAAGGAGTAGACTTTCTTTGAGCTCTTTACCTTTGGTTCTATTGGTTCATCGCAATGTCGAAAAAGAATTTGTTTTGCCTTTAAAGGCTGCTGGATTTGGGTAAACCAGCTTTTGACCAAACTATCTATCATTAGGACTGCCCAAAGATGTGGCAGTTTAGTGGCACCATCTAGTAAGAATCTAGTCCTAATGTTATCTTAGATTTGGTCATCTATTATCCTGTCTGTGTGTTTGGATATGTAGCAGTAAGAGCGAACTTCCTGAATATGTTACTAGAATATCATCGTACTGATGTTGACTTTTGTGGACGGTGTCATCAGTACATACTCAAGGTGGGCGAGGGCTCTGCAGCTCAGTGCATCAGCGGCTTTACAGCTTTAGATGTTCCTCCGCCTCGTGGACCTCTCTGGTATTTCTATTCTGTCAATTTTCCTTTTAATCCTTTATCGCAAAGCATCTGTTCATGGTGATGCTTGTGGGTTGATGGTTCTCACCTGAGGGCACTTTGTGCAATGCAGGATCTTGGGAGATGTCTTCATGGGTCGCTACCACACCGTCTTCGATTTCGGTGACCTGAGAGTCGGATTTGCAGAGGCAGCATAAGAATCTAGCCTGCACCGTAATCTCTATATATTACTGTTCAATGTGTGTAACTTCTTTAAACATTTCAAAGTGAAATGGTGGAATCTTAATTTGCCTGTATATATTCTCTGTTATGAACCTGAATAGTTTAAGTGGTATGTAATATGTATGTGCAGTGAGGGCTATGGATTTGCTGTCGTTATTTTGTTGATCCGGATTTTCAAAATGCTCTCTAAAAGCTCCGTTAAAACTAGGTAGAAATAATAACATGACCAAGATTTTGCCTGCCACAAAGGTTGAAAGAAATTGGTAATTTTCAATTGTATATGGAAAATTTGGATCGGAGAAATTGGGCTTTTTCTGAAGCATGACttggaaaaattcaaaaaaaagagaaaaaaaaaaagaagcagcgGGTCTGTcaccacttttttaaaaaataattattattttaattttttttattaagggtatttttgttatttttaatcataTGGGGAGACATTGATGCAATCTTTGTAGTTTAGGAGGAAATTACAAATTagatgttaattaattagagaGAATAGgcgtatttatttatttatttcctcaAGAGGTTCTTGTTTTCATGCCGGGAAAGGGCATAGTTGCGCCTCCTCTTTGAAACTCTATTCAATTTCGTCACGTGTAGGTAAGCATTTTGAGCATGAGACACGAAGAGGTTCGATTCGCAGAAGATGTGTGAGAAATTGCTAAAAAGCCATTTGTTTAATTCTCCAAATAGAGTTTAGCCTTAAATCTccattttcttaattaattaaggcaTGCAGTTTAGGCAGGCCACGAGCTGTTTTGACGATCTTGCATCATCAGCCGGgccatttctctttttatacTGTTAAGCCGTCAAGCGTGCCCtctttataaaatctttttatattgttttgtcCACTCACGCTtacaacaatatataattattaagaGAATACAGCTAATTGtcgtaaaaataattaaaattaaaaaaataatgagtttACTACGAATTTTGTATACATTAACGTAACGGTTCATGTGATACTTCGTTACGTCAATTtttattgcttaatttttttttttatccatattATGCCGCATGGCATGTACTCATGTGGACGGCTAGAGACGGACTTGGGGAACCAGcataggccaaaaaaaaaaaaaaaattagtttggcTTCTGGTCATTTAAAaagcagtaaaaaaaaaattaagtatataAACAAATGTGATCTCATACggcttagaaaaagaaaaagtggttCCATACAAATCTGGCTTAAATTTACACCAGAATCGATGATATTTGTCAGTTGGTAAACAAGTTTTATTTGCAAGATTTTACTCATtatgaaaaagaataattaaaaatagaacTTTAGTGTTATGAGCATAATGTATTGTGTCAATGTTTGGTAACCTCTAAAAGATCAATTGTTTACCAACTTGCTTATCGAGTTGTTATACTTATGCTTACTCTTCTGGTTTCTACCGCAACTAAgaatattgtcaaaattaaatttcacaACAACATTAAAGATGAGATTCTCACTGATTCGTTGATGTTGTAGATCGAAAGAGAAATTACTGCAAAATTTAGTACATATTCGTCGTAGATGATTTTCAGGATCTAAAAGAACACCGATCGAGTTTCGTTTTAATATGTGATTGtactgaaaattaaaatatattaaaaaatattaattatgtcgtctttttttctttttctattttgctTGTATTTTCTTAACACCgaatgaatatattttttatttatattttggacATCATCaataaaaagggagagaaaagaaGATATACCCGCATAGCAATTCCCACGCCATGGCAGCGGCTAGGCCAGGGATTCACGTTTCTTATGGCGGGGCTGAGAGACGTTGGACGGTTGGGTGCTTGTGTATGTGGAAAGCAAAACCTGGGTCGGTGGTCCCCCTCAGCTTTTGCCTAAAGCTCACTCATTATAGATATTATATTGGAGAATAAAGAAACCTTAACGATTGGGTTGCTTGAGAGGGACGCGCCATGGATACCATATGCACACACAAGCAAAGCAAAGCTCCAAAGCCTCAAAAAGTAGTGTAATTAACTTATCTGGATTTTCGTCAATTTGTTGTCCTAATTTTTAGCAATTTGGACAATATATATGAGAGTTTTTATAAGATTCAACCGAGACCTATTCGGACAGACAGGTTAAGGAGATAAATTAGCTACAACTTAGTTTGTAATAAATTCTTACAAACCAGTCTAATAAAGTAactattgagcttgtgattgattactattgagcttgtgattgatcactattgaattttgatcgagtggtgattttaaaagctacatcattCTTGAAGGGACACACGAAGGACATGCTTAAGAGTGATTTCTAgaaatactcattttttttaataagaaatgtTACTTTGTATtctcttataatttttcattgatGTGCCATTGTCGAAGAAGGACAAAAGAATATTAAGTaacatgtttctttttttaatggacacaaaTTATACAAACAAGCTTCTAAAAGCAATATGCGTCTTGTAAGCTATGAAGAAAGCACGTGAGGAGCAAAATGTgtattaataagaaaatatatgcTTTTCATATGCTTTAAATATACATATCATTTTATTAGACTGGTATGTAAAAATTGAGTAATACTACATATCATCCATTTGTCAtactaaaattgatgtggctcttaaaatcaccattggatcaaaatctaataatgatctatcataaattcaatggtgattttaagagccacatcaattttgggaggataaaaagaggacaaggggatgatgtagTATTACTCGTAAAAATTAGTTATAAACCAATTTGTAACTAATACTCTCTCTTATTTATTGTCTAAAATATTAGCactattaataataaaattattgaaaatctcTATAATAACTAACGAATTAGTGGATGATTTGCAATGGGGTTATGGGTTGGACACTTGGACGGGTGGTGGGAGAATGTGATTGTTGGACCTTTTGGTTGGACGGTTTTGGCTTTTCACCTTTTCAGCTAAATTCCAACTGAACGGAGATACCTATCTTTTTGAGGTTGGTTTGTACAAACTACAAAAGCTACTCCTATcctctttttcccttttcccttttGCCTTTGCTTtgattcttcatttcttcttgtaAACTTCACCCACAATGCAAGTAATCTTAGTAGGAACTGTACACATCTTACTTACCCAAAAAACTATGAATGTCTTAGTTCTTGAAAAGAGTGTTTCTATGTTTATTCTTACTCTTGAAATGCCCAACAAGTTACCTCCTTGCATGTGGTCCAAAAAGGTTTGGACTGgtcttcatttttattctttttccacATAATCAATTTGTGGGCACTGATTGGGATCATCTATATGGCCATCACTTTATCTGCACCCCCATGAATGGAGCAAAATTTGCACAATATAAACTAGGAGTATTAATTCGTGTTCGTCTGTCAAATTTTAGTTGTGTTgagatataaatataagattatatagatcAACTATAATTctaccaatttaattaaacaagtcaaatCTTTGCTAATTTCGTGTTAGATTTACTGGTCGTATAAAATATTGCCAACTCTAAATGTCGTGTGTTAGATTTGGGTCGTGAAGAAATATAGGCACAatattatataggtcaaccataatttgaccaatttaattaaacgaataAAACCCCCCAACCAACCCTAACTCAATAATTTTGTGTTGGAATTTATGTCGAATTCAcgatttatataaaaaattcccAATCTTTATATAAACTAATTCAAATAGCAAACACTAACCATATATATTGAAGGGCGGCTCTCTAACAGTCGATTGGAAGATTTTTTTCAGTCATTTATGACATACTCTTGGGAAGTTAAAGTTTACTTTTGCACCTACCATGTGACAAAATAGCTGCGGCCTCCTATCGATCATTTTCAAGAAGTATTCCTATCTCTCCCCAACTTCATTTATCTTTATTAATCTGGCTAGACGGTGGAGAGGTCGCCTTGTTAATTGTCTTTATTCTCTTCTCTCATGCACTcttatttactttaaaaaaaaaaaaaaatggcaaacaCCAACCCCGTCCAAGTAAAATCTTCAAGGACGGTTTGGTAGAGCCCCCCATCTTAACTTTAGGTACAACTTTGTCTTTTATggaagattattgctaaagggTTTAGTTTAAACTATTTAGAGGAAAGCTTTAACAAAGTCAAGCACTTTAATACTAAAAAATCACAAACCAAACAATGGAATATCCCCACCCAATGATCCCCATCCATTGTATCCCATGCTCATCAATGACACTTCTCTCCATGCCTGCCATGCTCACATGACGCCATGTGCAaagtataattaaattcatagcTAAGTTATCTAAGGCCGGCCAAAGTTACCATATCTCCTCCTTTTGCCAAGTGGAGGCAGAGAGACTGCGGCCGCCCATTGGCTACAAGAAAAAGACCAAACcgttatgagaaaaaaaaaaggcataacTACTCACATTAAGCC
This DNA window, taken from Alnus glutinosa chromosome 5, dhAlnGlut1.1, whole genome shotgun sequence, encodes the following:
- the LOC133868559 gene encoding aspartic proteinase; translated protein: MLVNMGTNLTVVVLSLFLSTLLFSLVTSASTNGLVRIGLKKIKLDQNDRLAARLESKDAQSLRASIRKYRLPNNLGDSEDTDIVVLKNYLDAQYYGEIAIGSPPQKFTVIFDTGSSNLWVPSAKCYFSVACYFHAKYKSSESRTYQKNGTSASIQYGSGAISGFFSYDDVKVGNLVVKNQEFIEATREPSVTFLVAKFDGLLGLGFKEISVGNAVPFWYNMVEQGLIQEPVFSFWLNRNAEEEEGGEIVFGGVDPNHYKGKHTYVPVTQKGYWQFDMGDVLIDGKPTGYCSGSCSAIADSGTSLVAGPTTVITMINHAIGASGVVSQECKAVVEQYGQTIMDLLLAEASPKKICSQIGLCTFDGTHGVSMGIESVVHQSSGKVSSGIRDAMCPACEMAVVWMQNQLKQNQTQDRILNYVNELCDRMPSPMGESAVDCGKVSSMPSVSFTIGGKVFDLSSQEYILKVGEGSAAQCISGFTALDVPPPRGPLWILGDVFMGRYHTVFDFGDLRVGFAEAA